In Mastacembelus armatus chromosome 5, fMasArm1.2, whole genome shotgun sequence, a single genomic region encodes these proteins:
- the prok2 gene encoding prokineticin-2, which yields MHLLQSPSASASLRFTLECTGAQSQLFIMRPFFLLLFSLLLVSQGSSAVITGACETDSQCGGGMCCAVSLWLRSLRMCTPMGLEGDDCHPMSHKVPFFGKRLHHTCPCLPNLSCITIEEGRSKCLSPHKYQDYYL from the exons ATGCACTTGTTGCAAAGTCCATCAGCCTCAGCGTCCTTACGTTTTACCTTGGAGTGCACAGGAGCCCAAAGTCAACTCTTCATCATGAGgcccttctttctcctccttttctccctgTTACTGGTGTCTCAGGGATCCTCAGCAGTCATCACAGGG gcctGTGAGACGGACTCTCAGTGTGGAGGGGGCATGTGCTGTGCAGTGAGTCTGTGGCTCCGCAGCCTGCGTATGTGTACACCCATGGGACTGGAGGGAGATGACTGTCACCCTATGAGCCACAAG GTACCTTTCTTTGGGAAAAGACTCCACCATACTTGCCCTTGTCTACCCAACCTGTCTTGTATCACAATAGAGGAGGGCAGATCCAAATGTCTCTCACCACACAAGTACCAAGACTACTACCTCTGA